The Novosphingobium humi DNA window GCCGATCCATGTGCTGCATCCGGAAGGGCGCCACGCCCCCGCCAAGGTTCGCGCCTTTGTCGATCTGGCGGTGACAAGATTGCGCGAAAACCGCCTGCTGAACTGAACCGGGCATCCCGCCTGTCGCGCCGTCATGCCCGGAAAATCAGCAAAGCATCGCGGATCACCGGCCAGTTGAACCCGAAGGCGCCGGACCGCTCAGGTCCGGCATCTTCGCAGCCCGGTATCAGCTCAGCACCACACGCGGCTCCAGAAACGCGGTCAGCCCATAGGCGCCAAATTCGCGGCCAATACCTGATTGCTTGAAGCCGCCGAAAGGGGCCATCGGCTCATGTGCGGCGCCGTTGACGGCAATGCGTCCGCTCTCCAACTGTTGGGCGACACGGCGGTTGCGGTCTTCGTCACCACCGAAAACATAGTTTTGCAGCCCATAGGTTGTGTCATTGGCGATGCGGATGGCTTCGGCATCATCCTCATAGGCGATGATGCAGAGCACTGGTCCGAAAATCTCCTCGCGCGCGATCCGCATGTCATGATGCACATCGGTAAAGAGCGTGGGCCTGACAAACCACCCCCGCTCCATTCCCTCCGGTCTGCCTGCGCCGCCGGCCAGAACGCGTGCGCCCTCGGCCTGCCCCAGCGCGATATAGGACTGGACGCGGTCCCATTGGCGCCGGTTTACCATCGGCCCGATCCCGGCATCCGGATCTGTTGCGGGCCCCACAGGAAATGCCCCCAGCGCAGCCACGAGTTTTTGCTCAAAATCCTCCTGCCGCCGCCGCGAGACGAGGATGCGGGTTCCGGCAATGCAGGCCTGACCGCTGTTCATGAAACCATTGGCCAGCACCATGCCCGCCACCCGGTCCAGATCCGCATCGTCCAGAATGATCTGAGCGCCCTTGCCGCCCAGTTCCAGCGTCACGCGCTTCATCGTCTGCGCGCCCGCCCGCAGGATGGCGCGGCCTGTCGCGGTGGACCCGGTGAAACTGACCTTTGCCACATCCGGGTGGGCGGCCAGCGCGGCCCCTGCCACCGCGCCATCGCCGTTCACGATGTTCAGCACGCCTGCGGGCAATCCGGCCTTGTGCAAGGCCTGCGCCAGAACCTCGGTCTGAATGGCGCTGAGTTCGGACGGCTTGATCACGATCGGTGATCCTGCCGCAACCGCGGCTGCCAGCTTGGCGCAGATGAAGCCAATGTTGCTGTTCCAAGGCGTGATCGCCGCCGCGACGCCAAGCGGGCGCATCTCGACCTGCGCGCGACCGATGCTTTGGCGCCATGGGTAATCCGCGACCGTTCGCGCCATGTCGAGAAAGACAGAGCCGGCATGGCGCACGCTGAACGTCGTGAAATGGATCGGCGCGCCGTATTCCGCACGCATCGCGGCAATCAACTCCGGCTCGCTGTCAGCGAGGGCCGAGGAAAGCCGGCGCAACATGGCGATGCGTTCGTCTTGCGGCGTGGCCGCAAAGGATGGCCATACCGCCTTGGCGGCAGCCACGGCCGCATCGACATCATCGGTATTCGACAAGCGGACGGTGCCAATCTGCTCCTCCGTCGCGGGATTGTGCAAAGGGGCGGTCCGGTCTGATGAAGCGGGCCGGAATTGGCCGCCGATATAATTGTTGATGATGCTGCGCATGAAAGCCTCCTGATCGATGGCTGGTAGATGCGCGTGATCCGGCGCTATAAGAAGTGGGACAATTCCGGACGGTCTGATGAGGTAAACTGATCAATGCGTGTCACATTGGCGGAACTGGAAGCGGTGCTGGCGGTTGCCCGACATGGCGGATTCAGGGCCGGATCGCGGGCTTTGGGCGTATCGTCATCCGCGCTCAGCCATGCGATCCTCGCGCTGGAGGAGCGTCTGGCGGTACGTCTGTTCAACCGCACGACCCGCAGCGTTGCCCTCACCTCGGCAGGCGAGGAGTTGATCGCCCAGGTCGCGCCCGCCATGGGCGCCATCGAGGCCGCGATCGAGAGCATTGGACAGCACGCCAGCGAACCGACCGGATCGCTGCGCATCAACACATCGCGCGGGGCCGCGCGCCTGATGCTGGAACCGATCCTTCTTGCCTATCACCAGCGTTACCCCAAAGTGGTCTTGGACGTGGTGACACAGGATGCGCTGGTCGATATCACCGCCGCCGGGTTTGACGCGGGCGCGCGGCTGCATGACGCCATACCGCCGGATATGGTGGCCGTACCGATCTTTTCCCGGTTGCGCATGGTTGTGGTCGCTGCGCCGATCTATCTCGCAGGGCGCCCCTTACCCAAGGCGCCCAAGGATCTTATGGGGCACAACTGCGTCCAGATGCGGCTGTCAGGCGGGCGGCTGTATCGCTGGGAATTTGAACGCCATGGTGTATCCATGACGTTGGACGTGCCGGGCAATCTCATTCTCGACGGGACTGACCTGATCCTGTCGGCCGCCGTGGCTGGCGCCGGGATTGCCTATGTGGAAGAACGCAGCGCCTTGCCGCATATTGCGGAAGGCCGTCTGGTTGAGCTTTTGGCCGATTGGACGCCACCGTTCGAGGGGCTCTCGCTCTACTTTGCCGGGCGACGCCATTTGCCGCCCAATCTGCGCGCTCTGGTCGATCTGATCCGCGAAGTGTCGGCCAAGGAGCGTGCATAGACGTTATTGTAAATCCGGCATGAATTAAAAAACGATTTGCCTTGTTTCCCGCAATTGTTGAGATTTGAAGCCATTCATCCCGTTGCCGGCCATGGCCCCATCGCCGATCCGGGCCGCCGCGGGCAAAACCGGCATGCGGCATGGCGTCCACAGGCGATCCCCGATCATCCCCGCAGCTCAGTGCCAGTTTGAGGCGGCATCGCCCAAGGCCTGTTTCAGCGGTCCGAGAAAGGACTCGTAATGGCGCCAATGCTCAAGGGCAGAGCGATAGATCGGCTGGCGCACCTGTTCGGAACTGACGGTTCGCACGGCTCGGCGGTTCTCGTAAAAGCGCAGGCATTCCGGCGCGAAGTCCACGCCTGCGGCATCCAGCAGCGCGGCAATCTGCGCATCGGGTTCGGCGACGAGGGCCTCATAGACCTGCGTGTGGATCGTGCCGGGCTGGACCTTGGCGAAGTGGCGCACCGTGGCCAGATAGAACCGATAGTACAAGCCCAGCTCCGCCAGATCGTAGGAATAATCGTGACCTTCGGCAAAGAGCTGTTTGAAACACGAAAATCCCGCGGCCATCGGATGGCGCCGCACATCGATGATGCAGGCATCGGGCAGGATCAGCCGAATCAGCCCGACATGGCGGAAGTTGTTCGGCATCTTGTCAATGAAGCGGAGCCGCCCCAACCGGCGGTGGACACCCGCCTGCGC harbors:
- a CDS encoding LysR family transcriptional regulator, with the protein product MRVTLAELEAVLAVARHGGFRAGSRALGVSSSALSHAILALEERLAVRLFNRTTRSVALTSAGEELIAQVAPAMGAIEAAIESIGQHASEPTGSLRINTSRGAARLMLEPILLAYHQRYPKVVLDVVTQDALVDITAAGFDAGARLHDAIPPDMVAVPIFSRLRMVVVAAPIYLAGRPLPKAPKDLMGHNCVQMRLSGGRLYRWEFERHGVSMTLDVPGNLILDGTDLILSAAVAGAGIAYVEERSALPHIAEGRLVELLADWTPPFEGLSLYFAGRRHLPPNLRALVDLIREVSAKERA
- a CDS encoding aldehyde dehydrogenase family protein yields the protein MRSIINNYIGGQFRPASSDRTAPLHNPATEEQIGTVRLSNTDDVDAAVAAAKAVWPSFAATPQDERIAMLRRLSSALADSEPELIAAMRAEYGAPIHFTTFSVRHAGSVFLDMARTVADYPWRQSIGRAQVEMRPLGVAAAITPWNSNIGFICAKLAAAVAAGSPIVIKPSELSAIQTEVLAQALHKAGLPAGVLNIVNGDGAVAGAALAAHPDVAKVSFTGSTATGRAILRAGAQTMKRVTLELGGKGAQIILDDADLDRVAGMVLANGFMNSGQACIAGTRILVSRRRQEDFEQKLVAALGAFPVGPATDPDAGIGPMVNRRQWDRVQSYIALGQAEGARVLAGGAGRPEGMERGWFVRPTLFTDVHHDMRIAREEIFGPVLCIIAYEDDAEAIRIANDTTYGLQNYVFGGDEDRNRRVAQQLESGRIAVNGAAHEPMAPFGGFKQSGIGREFGAYGLTAFLEPRVVLS